TCGCATTAAACTTGATAGTTCTAATGCTTTCGTTCGTAGTGTTTGTGGATCTGATTTAATATCAAGGATACCAAGAATCGAACACATTGAGTTTCTCCATTAAGTCTTGCCAAATAGGCAAATTAAAATCTTATAATAAATATTGAGTTACAATCTTCAAAATAGTAATAATTGTAACTATTTTTTTAGACTAGCTAATGTTAGAAATAAACAACTAGGCGTTTGTTTATTTCGTTATTTAATCACTACTAAATTAATCTTCTAAACTATTTATAGTCGAAGATGAATCACAATTTAGTTTTGCAAATAACATGCCAAAACGGTTAAAGACTATAAATTGTTATGTAATATAACGATATTAAAATATGAGATCTTTACCACAAAAACAAGATAAAAACATCAATTTAACTGATTTGTTGCTAAAAAAAGTAACACATCATACCTTAAGTAAAGGGATAAATCATAAAATATTTATTATATTCAACGAATTAATTAAAGTTCATTAAGGCGATAATAATTTAAGGCTTATCAATATATGATGAATGGTAGCAGCAGTTTTAATATGTTATGGTAAGTTGATTCGCACCATATTGGTGCGAATACTTTATTAAATGCTCAGTATATGACGAATATTATTGCTCGGCTCTGTTTGCAATATAAGCTAATGCTTTGTCAATTCGAGCTAAAGTACGTTGTTTACCAACAGCAAAAATGGTTGCATCTACAGAAGGGGATTGACCCATACCCGTAACGGCAACCCGCAATGGCATACCAACTTTTCCCATACCAACATTTAGTTCATCTGCGGTTGCTTGAATAGTTTGATGAATTTTTTCTATTTCCCAATCGAAATCAGCAATCGCTTGTAGTTTAGTTTTCGCAAGTTCTAATGGCTCTTTAGCAACAAGGCGTAGATGCTTTTTCGCTGCATCGGCATCAAAATCAGAGAAATCTTGATAACAGTAAGCACATGACTGAGCCATTTCTTTTAAGGTTTTAGATCGCTCACCAAATAATTTGATAATAGTAATGAGATCCGGACCTTGAGTTAAATCATAACCTTGTTGATTCATATGCCAAACTAAATGCTGTGCAACATAATCAGCATCTAAATGGTTAATATAATGGTGATTTAACCATAATAACTTTTCAGTATTAAAGGCGCTAGCAGAACGACTCACCGCATCAAGAGTGAAATATTCGATCATCTCTGGAACACTGAAAATTTCTTGATCACCATGCGACCAACCTAAGCGAACGAGATAATTGAGAAGAGCTTCAGGTAAATAACCATCATCACGATACTGCATAACGCTTACTGCACCGTGGCGTTTAGATAGTTTTTGTCCATCATCACCTAAAATCATTGATACATGACCATATTGTGGTAATGGGGCACCGAGTGCTTTTAGTATATTGATTTGACGAGGTGTATTATTGATATGGTCTTCACCACGAATAACATGAGTGATTTCCATATCCCAATCATCAACAACAACACAAAAATTATAAGTTGGTGATCCATCAGTACGGCGGATAATGAGATCATCAAGTTCCTTATTCGCAATCTCGATAGGACCGCGAATAAGATCATTAAATATCACAACGCCATCTATAGGATTAGCGAAACGGACAACATGAGGTTCGTCTACAGAGTGTGTTTTTTGAACACTTTTACAGCGACAATGTCCATCATAACGTGCTTTTTCTCCACGCGCCATTTGCTCTTCGCGTAGCTTCTCTAAACGTTCTTTTGAACAATAACAACGATATGCCGTACCATTTTCTATCATTTCATCAATGACTTTATTGTAACGGTCAAAGCGTTTAGTTTGGTAAAATGGACCTTCATCCCATGATAGTTGTAACCAGTTCATACCTTCCATTATCGCTTCAATGGCTTCTGGTGTTGACCGTTCTAAATCAGTATCTTCAATACGTAATACAAACGTACCATTAGCATGACGAGAATAAAGCCAAGAATAGAGTGCAGTACGTGCACCACCAACATGTAAATAGCCAGTAGGACTAGGGGCAAAACGAGTTTTTACTTTCATGAAAATAATTCCTGCTACGATAAGCGATAGCTGGCTATTTTATCATGATCAAGCGATTGAGCAATAAAAGACGGTAAAGAAAATCTTCCGTCTTAGATATGTATTATTTGATATAGAAATTATGCTTTGATGGATTGAAGTTGATTATCTCGTTCAAATTTCCTTACAGCATATGAACAAACTGGAATCACTTTACGATGTTGCTTGCGCATTTCTTCGATCACTAAATCGAACAAACGATCAGCAATTCCTTGCCCACGATAATTGACATTAACGAAAGTATGATCAATTGAAGCTTTATCATTACCTATTAGAGTATACGTAATTTCGGCGATATCCTCACCACCATCAGGATTGGGTACATAGAAACGATTATCACCAGCTAAAAATTGCATATATTTTCTCCTTCATTGACTAGAGTTAAATACTAAAACATAAAAGTGGATAGAAAACCATCCACTCTTATCAAATATAATGAAGTAACAATCTCTGGGCTAGTTTGTATACAGAGTAGTTTTAAAACAAACGTTTAGCTGTATTAAACAAATCCATATCAAATGGACGCTTCATATTGTTAATGGCATCAATAATATCGTGGTGTGCAAGTTTACCATTTTGGATTCCTATACAACGACCACCATGACCTTGTAAAAGAAGTTCTACGGCATACGCGCCCATACGAGATCCTAAAATACGATCGTAAGGAACAGGAGAACCACCACGTTGAACATGACCCAGTACTGTTGCACGTGTTTCATGACCAACTGCATCTTGAATATCTTTGGCGAGTTGATTCACATCTAACATAAGTTCAGTAACAGCAACAATAGCGTGTTTTTTCCCTTTATCAAAGCCGAGTTTAATCTCTTGAATGAGATCTTCTTTAGTACATGTGATTTCAGGGATAATCATAAATTCACAACCACCGGCAACCGCTGCATTTAAGGTTAGATCACCACAGCCACGACCCATGATTTCAATCACTGAAATACGGTGATGTGATGAGCAAGTATCTCGTAAGCGGTCAATTGCTTCAACAGCAGTTTGAAGTGCGGTAAAGTAACCGATTGTGTAGTCAGTACCACGAATATCATTATCAATCGTGCCTGGTAAACCAATACAAGGAAATCCCTCTTCGGTTAAGCGCATTGCTCCCATATAAGAACCATCACCACCAATGACGACTAATGCATCAATACCATTTTTTCTTAGGTTTTCAATAGCAACTTTGCGCGTTTCTTTTTCTTTAAATTCAGGGAAACGTGCTGAGCCTAAGAAAGTACCCCCACGGGTGATGACATCTGACACACTATGGCGTTCAAGTTTCCTAATGCGGTTTTCATATAAACCGAGGTAACCATCTTCAATACCATACACTTCCAATCCTTCGGTTAAGGCTGTTCGGACAACACCTCGAATTGCTGCGTTCATTCCAGGAGCATCGCCACCACTAGTTAGTACACCTATTTTTTTTATCATATTAAAGTACCTTCAATTATTTGACTGAGTTTATTATAAAAGTATAAGCACGCACTAACAATAGAAATCAATGCTGGTTATTTAAATTTTTGAAGTCCAACTTTTTCATTTGCCACCACAGAAATGGGGTCTTGATGAACAATAACTTCCGCAGGGGAGAATTGATTAGCAACCATTTTTTCTAGTTTATCTGCGATGGCATGTGCTTTAACTAGTGGCATATTATCATCTAATTCAATATGTAATTGAACAAAAGTGATGGGGCCAGAACGGCGGGTTTTTATATCATGTACGCCGTGAATATCGCTAAATGACATTGCTAATTCGTAAATTTTTTGATTGTCTGATTCGGGGAGTGCTTTATCCAATAAATCTTGAAGTGCAACAAACATTATTTTTATTGCATGGAAGAAAATGTAACCGCCAATAAGTAGTGCTAGAACCCCATCAGCGTAAACGATTCCAATCCAACTTAAACTTAATGCGATAATTACGGCAATATTCATGAGTAGATCTGCCGAGTAATGTAACATATCGGCTTCAATTGCATTACTACCTGTTAGTTTGATTACATGGCGTTGATAGGAAACTAACGCAAACGTTAATACGGTGGAGACAGACGAAATAATAATACCAACGATGGGATAATTCACCGGCGTTGGATGAATCACTAACTTAATACTATTAAATAACAGAAATATAACTGAGCCAATAATAAAAGCACTTTGTGCCAGAGCAGCTAATGATTCAGCTTTACCATGACCAAAAAGATGATCATCATCAGGCGGTTTCAAGGCGTAACGAATTAGAATGAAATTTAAACCAGAAGCCAAAAAATCCATTGATGAGTCGAATAATGACACTAATAAACTGTAAGAGTCGGTGATCCACCAAGATACAAATTTTATTGCAATTAATAATAATGCAAAGCATATTGAAAAGGTCGTTGATCGCTTAACAAGCCTATCATAGATTAAATTCATCAATTACTCTTTGGGGTTGATTTTGAGATTTTTTAACACACTTATACTAACATAAATACATTGTTTTTTATTTAAAATTGATCATTTTATTTTCAAATCAACGATTTAATCTATATAATATATATACATGCTACTGTGTTAAACAGAAGTAGTTAGCATATTCAATAATAAATGAAATTTTTGCAGAGGATAATAATGAATAAAAAATTACTGCTAGTTGATGACGATATTGAAATTGTAACGTTACTTAAGGAATTATTGGAATTAGAAGGATTTATCATTGAAATTGCTCATTCTGGAAAGGAAGCTTTAGACAAAATTAATAATACGATTGATCTCGTACTGTTAGATGTCATGATGCCGGGAGATAACGGTTTCAGTGCATTAACAGAAATCAGGAGAAGGTATACAGTTCCTGTTATTCTTCTCACTGCTAAGGACAATGACCTAGATAAAATTATAGGCTTGGAATTAGGCGCAGATGATTATATTATTAAACCTTTCAATGATCGTGAACTAATTGCACGAATTCGCGCCACATTAAGACGGAAATTGTGGGATAGTTCTACAGAATTAAGTGAAAATTCACTATTAAAATATGAAGTTGACGGGTTGGAAATAAATGTACGTTGGCAAGTTGTTTATTACAATCAAAAGCAAATCGAATTAACAGGTACTGAATTTCAAATATTACTAAAATTATTAGAGCAAAAAGGTAATATTATGTCACGCGAAGTACTTAGTAAGTCGGTATTAGGTAAAGAATTTTTACCATTTGCTCGTTCAATTGATGTTCATGTTTCAAATTTAAGAAAAAAATTGCCTCCTCGTCCACAAGGATTACCGTGGATTAAGACTCTACGTTCTAGAGGGTATCAATTCGTAATGGATGCGGAACAGGATACCTGATAATAATTATTTTCACATATAGGTTTTTGTATCATGTGGATATTTGATAGGTTAACAATAAGAATCTTTACGATCTTTTTGTTAACTATCTCATTTTTTCTGGTTTTGATTATTACAATTCCAAATCTTGATTCCAGAAATTTAACTTATTTATCAAGTAAAGAAAAAAAGATGGGAATGATGATCGCTAATTCAATTAAAAATGAATTACCTCACATTCCCAAAAATAAATTTCGTTGGTGGATGAGCCTTATTGTTATTATGGATAAATTACATTATCCAGGGCAATTCCTCTATGTTGTCACGCCAAATGATCAGATCATAGCTTCTGATACAGTTAATATTGATATTGTCCGCAATTTTAATGAATTAACTAAATCATTAAAAAAGCCGGCTAAGAAGATCTATGACTTGCAAGAAGTTATTGGTCCTTTTCCCCTTCATTATGGTGATGAAGTTTATCATTTGTATATTATTCAAACAGAAATTAATGGTCAGTTACAATTTGTGAATTTCATTTTTGATAATCCTTTGCTGTTATTAACGTTAACTATGTTAGTGAGTACTCCTTTTTTATTATGGTTATCGTGGAGTTTAGCTAAACCAGCAAGAAAGTTAAAAATGGCTGCCGATAAGGTTGCGAGAGGTGAGATTCAAGAATGGCCAGAACTTGAAACTACCGGATCTCTAGAATTTAAAGCAGCCGGTATGAGTTTTAATCATATGCTCCGTGAATTGAAACGTATGCAAGATTTACAACAGCGTTTATTGTCGGATATTTCACATGAGCTTAGGACACCATTAACACGTCTAAAATTAGCTGTTTCCTTATCACATCTTAAATATGGTGAAACAAATGAGACAAAACGTATTGAGCTAGAAGCAAATAAATTAGATTCGATGATAGGAGATTTACTTTCTCTTGCTCGCCATCGCTATGCATGTAATCAGGTTCAAATGCCTTGTCAAATAGACAAGTTATGGCAGACAGTATTAAATAATGCTCGTTTTGAATCTGAGCAATTACATAAGACATTGATTATTTCAACATTACCATCCGATTGGCTATTATGTTATCCCGAATCATTATGTAGTGCCTTAGAAAATGTGATTCGTAATGCGTTTCGTTATTCACATCAATTTATAGTTGTCAATTTTTCAGTTAACGAGCACCAATTAAAAATAACTATTGATGATGATGGACCCGGTGTAGCCAATGATGAATTTAAGCAAATTTTTAGAACTTTCTATCGTACTAGTGAGGCTAGAGATCGAGAATCGGGTGGTGCAGGACTAGGATTAGCAATTGTTGCTAATGCTGTTACACGCGATCATGGCGAAGTCTATGCAGAGAAAAGCCATCTAGGTGGTTTAAGAATTGTGATAAAATTACCACTATTTAAAAATCTTTAAAAGAGAATAATTGTGTTAAACATTGTACTTTTTGAACCAGAAATTCCTGCTAATACGGGGAATATTATTCGCTTGTGTGCTAATACTGGTTATCATTTGCATATAATAGAGCCTATGGGTTTTTTCTGGGATGATAAGAAGTTGCGACGTGCCGGGCTTGATTATCATGAATTTGTTGAAGTTAAACGTTATAAAAATTTTGAACAGTTTCTCCAAGATAATCAATTATCACTGATTGAATCTTGTCGAATGTTTGGTATGACAACGAAAGGTTCAAAGCCCCATAGCCAAGTTAGCTACCAGCACGGAGATTATCTGATTTTTGGACCAGAAACTCGAGGTTTACCGACAACTATTTTAGACAAATTATCACCAGAACAGAGAATTCGTATCCCAATGTTAGCGGAAAGCCGAAGTATGAATTTATCAAATTCTGTTGCAGTCGCTATTTACGAATCGTGGCGGCAATTAGGATACTCGGGAGCTAAAGATTAATTCGAATTAAAAAGTCATTTAATCAATAAAAAAACCGCCACGTTTGCGGTTTTTTATTAATGAAATGAATAGAACGCTATCAAGCGATTATTTCACGCGTGAAACATATTCCCCAGAACGCGTATCAACTTTTAACACTTCCCCAATTTGCACGAATAATGGTACACGTACTACAGCGCCAGTTGATAATGTAGCAGGTTTACCACCCGTACCCGCTGTATCACCTTTAAGACCTGGATCAGTCTCAACGACTTCTAATTCGACGAAGTTAGGTGGCGTAACCGCGATTGGTTGACCATTCCATAAAGTTAAAACACAATCAGCTTGCTCAACTAACCATTTTGCATTATCACCCACCGCTTTTGCATCAGCAGATAATTGTTCAAATGTTTCGTTATTCATGAAGTGCCAGAATTCACCATCGGTATATAGATAGGTTAAGTTCATATCCATAACATCAGCAGCTTCAACTGATTCACCTGATTTAAATGTTTTATCAACGGTTTTACCGGATAATAATTTTTTAATTTTCACACGGTTTAGTGCTTGACCTTTACCGGGTTTATAAAACTCATTTTCGACGATAACACAAGGTTCACCATCTTGCATTATTTTAAGACCCGCTTTAAACTCACTTGTACTATAAGATGCCATAAAAAGCTCCCAAAAAATTCTGAATACTGAACAAAATGAGCCACATTATACAGCAAAATACTAAGCAAACAATCAGAGATACTTGGATTTCCGATCTCAATAATGTTGTCACTGATTTATCTGATCTTTTAAAAATATTGGATCTTGATGAATTAGCGATCACTCATGCAATGTTGCAAGCAAAAAAGCAATTTGCATTGCGGGTGCCGTTGACATTCGTAAACCGAATTAAAAAAGGTGATCCTAATGATCCACTACTGCGACAGGTTTTATGTAGTGAAAAGGAAATGATCATTGCTGATGGCTATAGTACTGATCCTCTTGAAGAACAAAATAACACGATACCCGGATTACTACATAAATATCGTAATCGAGCATTATTAATTATGAAGACGAATTGTGCAATTAATTGCCGTTATTGTTTTCGTCGCCATTTTCCCTATCAAATGAATCAAGGTAGTAAAAATAATATTACCCAGATATTAGCTTACATTGCTGAACATACAGAACTTAATGAAATCATTTTATCAGGGGGGGATCCCCTTATGGCAAAAGATCATGAATTAGCTCAATTCATAACTCATCTTGAAGCGATTCCTCATATTAAACGTTTACGTATCCATAGTCGTTTAGCAGTGGTGATTCCTAATAGAATCACTGATAAATTATGCCAATTATTGGAAAAGAGTCGTCTGGATATTATTTTAGTAACCCACATTAATCATCCTAATGAAATTGATCAGTCTGTTATTAATGCGATGCATAAACTCAAGCAGCATAACGTGACTTTACTTAATCAAAGTGTATTACTCAAGAATATTAATGATAGTGCTAAAGTTCTAGCGAATTTAAGTAATCAATTATTTACAGCCGGTATATTACCTTATTACATTCATGTCTTGGATAAAGTACAAGGAGCAGCACATTTTTTTGTTGATGATAAAACAGCTCAACAATTAATGCGTCAATTAGCCGCTCAAGTATCCGGTTATTTAGTGCCTAAGCTCGCACGTGAAGTGGGAGGGGAAAGTAATAAACGCGTTTTACCTTATTAATGATTTAATTTGGGTCGATAATTTTTATCGAATAAATAAGCCCTATTCATAATATAAATAAAATAGGGCGAGTATCGTTAAATTGATAAAGAGATATCAATCAATAGTTAAATTACGAGTTTTCAAATCATAAGGTGTTAACTGGTAAACATAGTAGTTTAACCAATTACTAAATAATAAATAAGCATGACTACGCCATTTTGCTTTAGGTTCGAGTTGAGGATTGTTCTCTGGAAAATAATTTTCTGGAATTGTTGGATTTATACCTGCTTGAATATCACGGAAATATTCATTAGCTAAAGTGAAAGAGTCATATTCCGGGTGACCTGTTACAAATGCCATTCGTCTATCCTTGGTTGCCATGAGATAAGCACCGGTTATTTCTGATTCGGCAAGGATAATTAGATCGGTTTTATCGCGAATAACGTCGCTAGGAAAATCAGCATAACGTGAATGCGGTGCTAAAAAGGAATCATCAAAACCTCGAGTTAAGGTGGCTTGCGGATGTGTAATATTGTGTGAATAAACACCAGATAATTTCTGTTCACGAGTCATCTTAGGTAAGCCATATAGGATATTTAAAGCAGCCTGTACAGCCCAACATACGAATAAAGTTGAGGTTACATGTTCTTTTGCCCATAAGATTATTTCTTTTAATTTTGACCAATAAATTACATCATCAAAAGAGACTTTTCCTAGCGGAGCACCTGTAATAATTAATCCATCAAAATTTTGCTCTTTAATATCCTCAAAATCACAATAGAAACTGTTAAGATGCTCAGTTGGCGTATTTTTTGAAGAGCGTTGATCGATCCGTAATAATTGAATGTCGACTTGCAATGATGAATTGGAAAGTAATCGAAGAAATTGATTTTCAGTTTCAATTTTTTTTGGCATTAAATTAAGAAATAAAACTTTTAAAGGACGAATCTCTTGACTTTGAGCTCGGCTCGATGCCATAACAAAGATATTCTCATTACGTAGTACATCAACAGCAGGTAATGTATCAGGGATACAAATTGGCATAATTAAGCTCCTCCATCCTTATATATTTTTAGACGTCTAGATATCTAAATATATCGGTTTTTAATTTCTTTGTCGAGTAGTAAAATATTTTCGTTTTTAAGAATTGTAGATTTGGTCGCACTTTATTAATTTAATAATGAGTTAAGTGAAAAATTACTTAACTTTTTTGTGCGAACATTAGTAGGATAATTTGTTAAATGGGTATTTATGTGTAGTCTAATGATAAAAATGATGCATTATGATTAAATTTGAGATTTTATTTGCTTTATCTCCTTTTTGAATCATTGTAGCAACACCATATTAATCATTAATGCATTACAAATTAAAGATCGCGAAATATAACGACTAAGTTGTTAATAGTCGTTTTACTGGCGCGA
Above is a genomic segment from Frischella perrara containing:
- the gltX gene encoding glutamate--tRNA ligase, with translation MKVKTRFAPSPTGYLHVGGARTALYSWLYSRHANGTFVLRIEDTDLERSTPEAIEAIMEGMNWLQLSWDEGPFYQTKRFDRYNKVIDEMIENGTAYRCYCSKERLEKLREEQMARGEKARYDGHCRCKSVQKTHSVDEPHVVRFANPIDGVVIFNDLIRGPIEIANKELDDLIIRRTDGSPTYNFCVVVDDWDMEITHVIRGEDHINNTPRQINILKALGAPLPQYGHVSMILGDDGQKLSKRHGAVSVMQYRDDGYLPEALLNYLVRLGWSHGDQEIFSVPEMIEYFTLDAVSRSASAFNTEKLLWLNHHYINHLDADYVAQHLVWHMNQQGYDLTQGPDLITIIKLFGERSKTLKEMAQSCAYCYQDFSDFDADAAKKHLRLVAKEPLELAKTKLQAIADFDWEIEKIHQTIQATADELNVGMGKVGMPLRVAVTGMGQSPSVDATIFAVGKQRTLARIDKALAYIANRAEQ
- a CDS encoding GNAT family N-acetyltransferase, producing MQFLAGDNRFYVPNPDGGEDIAEITYTLIGNDKASIDHTFVNVNYRGQGIADRLFDLVIEEMRKQHRKVIPVCSYAVRKFERDNQLQSIKA
- the pfkA gene encoding 6-phosphofructokinase, which translates into the protein MIKKIGVLTSGGDAPGMNAAIRGVVRTALTEGLEVYGIEDGYLGLYENRIRKLERHSVSDVITRGGTFLGSARFPEFKEKETRKVAIENLRKNGIDALVVIGGDGSYMGAMRLTEEGFPCIGLPGTIDNDIRGTDYTIGYFTALQTAVEAIDRLRDTCSSHHRISVIEIMGRGCGDLTLNAAVAGGCEFMIIPEITCTKEDLIQEIKLGFDKGKKHAIVAVTELMLDVNQLAKDIQDAVGHETRATVLGHVQRGGSPVPYDRILGSRMGAYAVELLLQGHGGRCIGIQNGKLAHHDIIDAINNMKRPFDMDLFNTAKRLF
- a CDS encoding cation diffusion facilitator family transporter — encoded protein: MNLIYDRLVKRSTTFSICFALLLIAIKFVSWWITDSYSLLVSLFDSSMDFLASGLNFILIRYALKPPDDDHLFGHGKAESLAALAQSAFIIGSVIFLLFNSIKLVIHPTPVNYPIVGIIISSVSTVLTFALVSYQRHVIKLTGSNAIEADMLHYSADLLMNIAVIIALSLSWIGIVYADGVLALLIGGYIFFHAIKIMFVALQDLLDKALPESDNQKIYELAMSFSDIHGVHDIKTRRSGPITFVQLHIELDDNMPLVKAHAIADKLEKMVANQFSPAEVIVHQDPISVVANEKVGLQKFK
- a CDS encoding response regulator, giving the protein MNKKLLLVDDDIEIVTLLKELLELEGFIIEIAHSGKEALDKINNTIDLVLLDVMMPGDNGFSALTEIRRRYTVPVILLTAKDNDLDKIIGLELGADDYIIKPFNDRELIARIRATLRRKLWDSSTELSENSLLKYEVDGLEINVRWQVVYYNQKQIELTGTEFQILLKLLEQKGNIMSREVLSKSVLGKEFLPFARSIDVHVSNLRKKLPPRPQGLPWIKTLRSRGYQFVMDAEQDT
- the cpxA gene encoding envelope stress sensor histidine kinase CpxA, with the translated sequence MFDRLTIRIFTIFLLTISFFLVLIITIPNLDSRNLTYLSSKEKKMGMMIANSIKNELPHIPKNKFRWWMSLIVIMDKLHYPGQFLYVVTPNDQIIASDTVNIDIVRNFNELTKSLKKPAKKIYDLQEVIGPFPLHYGDEVYHLYIIQTEINGQLQFVNFIFDNPLLLLTLTMLVSTPFLLWLSWSLAKPARKLKMAADKVARGEIQEWPELETTGSLEFKAAGMSFNHMLRELKRMQDLQQRLLSDISHELRTPLTRLKLAVSLSHLKYGETNETKRIELEANKLDSMIGDLLSLARHRYACNQVQMPCQIDKLWQTVLNNARFESEQLHKTLIISTLPSDWLLCYPESLCSALENVIRNAFRYSHQFIVVNFSVNEHQLKITIDDDGPGVANDEFKQIFRTFYRTSEARDRESGGAGLGLAIVANAVTRDHGEVYAEKSHLGGLRIVIKLPLFKNL
- the trmL gene encoding tRNA (uridine(34)/cytosine(34)/5-carboxymethylaminomethyluridine(34)-2'-O)-methyltransferase TrmL; its protein translation is MLNIVLFEPEIPANTGNIIRLCANTGYHLHIIEPMGFFWDDKKLRRAGLDYHEFVEVKRYKNFEQFLQDNQLSLIESCRMFGMTTKGSKPHSQVSYQHGDYLIFGPETRGLPTTILDKLSPEQRIRIPMLAESRSMNLSNSVAVAIYESWRQLGYSGAKD
- the efp gene encoding elongation factor P, whose product is MASYSTSEFKAGLKIMQDGEPCVIVENEFYKPGKGQALNRVKIKKLLSGKTVDKTFKSGESVEAADVMDMNLTYLYTDGEFWHFMNNETFEQLSADAKAVGDNAKWLVEQADCVLTLWNGQPIAVTPPNFVELEVVETDPGLKGDTAGTGGKPATLSTGAVVRVPLFVQIGEVLKVDTRSGEYVSRVK
- the epmB gene encoding EF-P beta-lysylation protein EpmB codes for the protein MSHIIQQNTKQTIRDTWISDLNNVVTDLSDLLKILDLDELAITHAMLQAKKQFALRVPLTFVNRIKKGDPNDPLLRQVLCSEKEMIIADGYSTDPLEEQNNTIPGLLHKYRNRALLIMKTNCAINCRYCFRRHFPYQMNQGSKNNITQILAYIAEHTELNEIILSGGDPLMAKDHELAQFITHLEAIPHIKRLRIHSRLAVVIPNRITDKLCQLLEKSRLDIILVTHINHPNEIDQSVINAMHKLKQHNVTLLNQSVLLKNINDSAKVLANLSNQLFTAGILPYYIHVLDKVQGAAHFFVDDKTAQQLMRQLAAQVSGYLVPKLAREVGGESNKRVLPY
- the metA gene encoding homoserine O-acetyltransferase MetA; this encodes MPICIPDTLPAVDVLRNENIFVMASSRAQSQEIRPLKVLFLNLMPKKIETENQFLRLLSNSSLQVDIQLLRIDQRSSKNTPTEHLNSFYCDFEDIKEQNFDGLIITGAPLGKVSFDDVIYWSKLKEIILWAKEHVTSTLFVCWAVQAALNILYGLPKMTREQKLSGVYSHNITHPQATLTRGFDDSFLAPHSRYADFPSDVIRDKTDLIILAESEITGAYLMATKDRRMAFVTGHPEYDSFTLANEYFRDIQAGINPTIPENYFPENNPQLEPKAKWRSHAYLLFSNWLNYYVYQLTPYDLKTRNLTID